Below is a genomic region from Isosphaeraceae bacterium EP7.
TTTGACGGCCGTATCGTTGCAGAGCGCATATCCGTGGCCGGTCTCGTGGCCAAAGTTGCCGAGGATGCGGTTAATCTTCGAGCAGACAAACCCGTGAAGGAAGTTCGGCGGGCTCATCTCGACCACCTTCCCGCGGACCAGTTCCAGGCGTCGGCCGTCGTCGGGCAGGTCCATGTACTGGTCCGCGGTCATCAAGGGCTCCCCGATCGGGGGTGGCACCTTCGCTTCCTCGGTCGAAGTCGCCATCGGATGCCTCCTCGTCCTGGAGAGCGCCGGGTCGCCTGCTCAGACGGCCCCGGCCATGGCTTCGAGCTGGATGACGGAGCGGTTCTGCTCCTTGGCCAGGTAGTCTCGGCCCTTCTTGACGAGGATATGGTCCCAGGGGAGGACTTCTTCGATGGGCCGGTCGCGCTGGGAGTAGAAGCCGACGTCGATGCCCAGGTCGTCGAAGGCTTTCCACCAGATCTTCGGCTGGAAGTGCTCGGTCCAGGCGTCGAGGCGGGCACCCTGACGCCAGGCCTCTTCCAGGGCGGGGGAGACCCGGCGGTCGCCGCGGGTGAGGATGCCTTCGAGCATGCTGGTCTCGATGTCGTGGCACTTGACAGTGACCGACTTCATCCGGACGCGCGACCGGAGATATTTGTGGGCCCAGCGGAAGTATTCCCGTTCACGCATCCCGTTCCACTGGTAGGGGGTGTGGGGCTTGGGGATGAAGTTGGAGATACTGGCGAGGACCTCGGCGTTGCGGCCGGTGACCTCCCTGCCGATCTTGGAGAGTGTCTCGGCCATCTCGATGATGCCGTCGAGGTCGGCCTGGCGCTCGCCGGGCAGGCCGCACATGAAGTAGAGCTTGACCTTCTTCCAGCCTCGCTTGAACGCCTCGGCCGCCCCCTCGTAGAGGTCCCGATTGTCGATCGGCTTGCGGATCTGCTCGCGCATGTCGTCGCGGGCCACTTCCGGGGCCAGCGTCAGGCCGCCCCGGCGCCCCTCGTCGAGCAGTGCCGGGATCTTCTTCAGGGTCTCGGTGATCCGCAGGCTGGGCAGCGAGATCTTCACGCCAAGAGGGGTGAAGACCTCGCTCATCTTCGTGACCAACTCCTCGAAGTGCGGGTAGTCGCTGGTGGACAGCGAGAGCAGGCTGATCTCGTCGTAGCCGGTGTTCTTGTAGCTCTCCATCGCCGCCTTGAGGATCGTCTCGACGGTCCGATAGCGCAGCGGGCGCTTGATGACGGTGCTCTGGCAGAAGCGGCACTGCCAGGGGCACCCGCGCATGATCTCGATGGCGATCCGGTCGTGGGCCGTTTCGACGAACGGGATGATTGGGCTGGTGGGCAGGGGGCTGGCGTTGAAGTCGTCGATCACGCTGGCGCGGATGGTCTCGGGGACGTCATCCCTGGTGCGGTCGAAGCCTTCGAAGGCGCCTTCGGCGGAGTATCGAGGCTCGTAGAACCTGGGAGCATAGGCCCAGGGGACCTGACCGACGATCTTCGCCAGCTTGTCCTCGCGGGACAGGCCGCTCCCCTTCATCGACAGCCAGAGCTCGCAGACCTTCGGCAGGCTCGGCTCGCCGTCGCCCACGACGAAGAGGTCAATATAAGGGGCGAGCAACTCGGGGTTCTGGGCGCCGGGCCCGCCGGCGATGACGAGCGTGTCCTCGTCCAGGCGGTTGACCGCGTGGAGCGGGAGGCCGCCGAGGTCGAGCATCGTCAGGACGTTCGTGTAGCAGATCTCGTACTGGAGCGAGAAGCCGAGGACGTCGAACTTGCTCAGCGGGGTGAACGTCTCCAGGCTGTAGAGCGGCAGGCCGTGCTCGCGCAGCTTGGTTTCGAAGTCGGGCATGGGGGTGAACGACCGCTCGCAGGCCCAGCCGGCGTCGTTCATCAGGCTGTAGAGCACCTGCAAGCCGTGGTGGCTCATCCCGAGCGTGTAGGCATCGGGGAAGGCCATGCAGAGCGTGCCGACGCACTCGCGGTGGTCCTTGCGGGTGGAGTTCCGCTCGCCCCCCAGGTACTGCGCCGGCATCTGCACGTCCATGAGGATGCGTGAGGTGATGTAATCCTTCAGGGCCGTGTTGAGCATGCGGGCAACTCCGGATACGTCGGCTTGAGCGTGTGCGAATGGGGCGTCGGCCGGGAATAAGCCTCCCGGTGGACGAGTCGTTCGAATTCCTCGGCGGCCCGTCGAGAGAGACCTCGCCGGGCCGTCCGCGTCCCGGAGTTACGAGGGGTCGTAGGACAGGTTCGGGGCGAGCCAGCGTTCGGCCTCGGCCCGCGTCATGTGCTTGCGGGCGGCGTAGCTGTCGACCTGCTCGCGGGTGATCAGGTCGACGGCGAAGTAGCGGGCCTCGGGGTGGCCGAAGTAAAAGCCGCTGACCGACGAAGCCGGGTGCATCGACAGGCCTTCGGTGAGCACGATGCCGGTGGCCTTCTCGACGTCGAGCAGCGACCAGAGCGTCCGCTTCTCGGTGTGGTCGGGGCAGGCGGGGTAGCCGGGCGCGGGCCTGATCCCTCGGTATTTCTCCTCGATCAGATCCTCGGCGCTCAAGTCCTCATTGGATCCGAAACCCCATTCGACGCGTGCCCTCTGGTGCAGCATCTCGGCCAGGGCCTCGGCCAGTCGGTCGGCCAGGGCCTTTGTCATGATCGAGTTGTAGTCGTCGTGATCGCGCTCGAAGTGGGCGGACAGCTCGTCGGCGCCGAAGCCCGAGCTGACGGCGAAGCAGCCGAGATAGTCGTGCAGGCCGGAGGAGGCGGGGGCGATGTAGTCGGCCAGGCTGCGGAAGCTCGTCTGGCCTTCGCGTTCCCACTGCTGCCTGAGCATCGGGAACCGGGCCCTCTCTGCCGTCCGACTCTCGTCCTGGTAGATCACCAGGTCGTCGTCGTCGCTGTTGGCCGGGAAGAATCCGTAGATCGCCCGCGCAGTCAGGCTTCCGTCGCGGATGATCGTGTCGAGCAGGGCTCGGGCATCCTTGTAAAGGGACTTCGCCTGGGCACCCACCACCGCGTCGTCGAGGATCTTGGGATACTTCCCGGAAAGCTCCCACGACTGGAAGAAGGGGGACCAGTCGATATAGGGGACGATCTCGGCCAGAGAAATCTGGTCGAGGATCCTGGCACCGGTGAACGAAGGCTTGGGCAACTGGGCCTGCGACCAGTCGATGGCGAATCGCCGGGCGACGGCGTCGGGGTAGGAGACGAGCTTTCGCTGCCGACGCTTGGCGAACGACTCGCGCTCGCGTTCTTGCATGGCCCGGTTCTCGACGGCCAGGTCCTGCCTCGATTCGGGCCGAGTCAGGCGATCGACCACGCCCACGCTGCGCGACGCGTCCTTGACGTAGAGGACCTCGAAGTCGTACCCCGGCGCGATCTTCACCGCGGTGTGCTTGGCGCTGGTGGTCGCTCCGCCGATGAGCAGTGGGATCTTGAACCCTTCGCGCTGCATCTCGCGGGCGACGTGCGACATCTCGTCGAGCGAGGGGGTGATCAGGCCGGACAGGCCGATCATGTCCACGTTCTCGGCGCGGGCGGTCTCCAGGATCTTCTGGCAGGAGCACATGACGCCCAGGTCGATGATCTCGTAGTCGTTACAGCCCAGGACGACGCCGACGATGTTCTTGCCGATGTCGTGGACGTCCCCTTTCACCGTGGCCATCAAGACCTTGCCGCGCGACTGGCGACCGCTGAGTTTCTCGCCGCCGGCCTTGGCCTTCTCTTCTTCCATGAAGGGCATCAGGTAGGCGACGGCCTTCTTCATCACTCGGGCGCTCTTGACCACCTGCGGCAGGAACATCTTGCCGGAACCGAAGAGGTCGCCGACGACGCTCATCCCGTCCATCAAGGGCCCCTCGATGACGTGCAAAGGGCGCTCGTAGTGGTGGCGTGCTTCCTCGGTGTCCACGTCAATGTAGTCGGTCAGGCCGTGCACGATCGCGTGCTTGAGCCGCTCCTGCACCGTGGCGTCGCGCCAGAGGTGCGCGACTTCTTCCTTCTTCCCCTTCTTCTTGACGGTCTCGGAGAATTCGGTCAGGCGGTCGGTGGCGTCGGGCCTGCGATTGAGCAGGACGTCCTCGACGCATTCGAGCAGATCCTTGGGGATGTCGTCATACACGGCGAGCTGGCCGGCGTTGACGATTCCCATGTCCAGGCCGGCCTTGATCGCGTGGTAGAGGAACGCCGCGTTCATCGCCTCCCGGACGACCTCGTTCCCCCGGAAGGCGAACGAGACGTTGGAGACGCCGCCCGAGGTCTTGGCGTCGGGGAACTTCAGCTTGAGCTGGCCGATGGCCTCGATGAACTCGACGGCATAGTTGGAGTGCTCCTCCATGCCCGTGCCGACGGTGAGGATGTTGCTGTCGAAGATGATGTCGCTGGAGTTGAAGCCGACCTGCTCGGTGAGCAGCCGGTGCGCCCGGTCGCAAATTTCCAGTTTGCGGTCGGCCTCGACGGCCTGCCCCTCCTCGTCGAAGGCCATGACCACGACCGCGGCGCCATACCGCCTGACCGTGCGGGCCTGCTCGAGGAACTTGGCCTCGCCTTCCTTCAGGCTGATCGAGTTGACGATTGCCTTGCCCTGCACGCACTTCAGGCCCGCCTCGATGACCGCGAAGTTCGAGCTGTCGATCATGATCGGGATGCGGGCGATGTTGGGGTCAGCGGCGACCAAGTTGAGGAACCTGGTCATGGCCTTGGGCCCGTCGATGAGCCCTTCATCCATGTTCACGTCGAGGATATTGGCCCCCCCCTCGACCTGGTCGCGGGCGATCGATAGGGCCTCGTCGAAGTGGCCGTCGCGGATGAGCCTGGCGAACTTGCGCGAACCGCTGATGTTCGTCCGCTCGCCGATCATGAGGAAGTTGGTCTCGGGGCGGATCGTCAGCGGCTCCATCCCGCTGTAGCTGGACAGCCCCTTGTGCTTGAGCCTGGGCCTGGGCTTGATGTCCTTGACGGCCTCGGTGATGGCGCGGATGTAGTCGGGGTTGGTCCCGCAGCAGCCGCCGACGATGTTCAGCCAGCCGTTGCGGGCGAACTCCGAGACGACCTTGGCCATCTCGGCGGGGGTGCTGTCGAAGTTGCCGAAGCCGTCGGGCATGCCCGCGTTGGGGTGGCTGCTGATGAACGTCGTGGCCACCTCGGCCAGGCTCTCGATGTTGGGCCTCATCTCCGACGCGCCAAGCGCGCAATTGATGCCGACCGAGAGCATGTCGAAGTGCGAGACCGAGTGCCAGAACGCCTCGATGGTCTGGCCCGAGAGCGTCCGGCCCGCCTTGTCGATGATCGTGCCCGAGATCATCACCGGCAGCGTGATGTTGTTGTCGACGAAGTACTTGTCGATGGCGTAGAGGCACGCCTTCATGTTCAGGGTGTCGAAGCTCGTCTCGGGGAAGAGGATGTCGACCCCACCCTGAACCAGGCCGTGGATCTGCTCGGTGTAGGCCTCGACCAGCTCGTCGAACGTGACGTTGCGGTAGGAAGGGTCCTCGACATTCACGGCGACCGAGGCCGACTTGTCGGTCGGGCCGATGGAGCCGGCGACGAACCGGGGCTTGTCCGGGGTTAGCCGCGTGACCTCTTCGGTCACTGACTTCGCTAGCTCGGCGGCCACCCGATTAATCTCGACGCAGCGGTCTTCCAGGCCGTAATTGGCCATCGTTAGCCGGTTGGCGACGAACGTGTTCGTCTCGATGATGTCGGCGCCGGCGTCGAGGTAAGCCCGATGGATCGCCGCGATCACGTCGGGCCGGGTCATCACCAGCAGGTCGTTGCAACCCTGCAACGGCTTGGGATGATCCTTGAAGATCTCGGCTCGAAAGTCTTCCTCGACGAGGTTGTACGTCTGGATCATCGTCCCCATGGCGCCATCGAGGATCATCAGCCGCTCGGCGAGGATCTCTTCGAGTTGCTCGCGTACCGAGGTGTGGACCGATCGCGCCGCGGAGGTGGAGATCATCGTTGACTCTCGGAGGGGACGGTTCGATCGAGACCGGCGGGGCGGGACCATCGCGGGCAGAACCCGTCCAATGTCTCACGCCGCCGTGAGCCGCTCACCAACGAATTATGAGTGCACCCAGGAAAGGGTGTCAAGCTCCGCATCGCGGGGCTTGTACTGGCCATCCGTCCAAAGCGCGATGACACCCCCGACTCTTCCGAATTCCCGAGTTCTCAGGTGGATTTTCGAGCTCCAACTGAGAATCTGGGTTTGATGCAAAGAATGGGTTGAGTTGAAAGATCGTCGGGCCGATGAAGTTCGGAAAGCCGCATTGGACCGACCAGGTTTCCCTTTTGAGACGGCAACCCCGCGAGGACGCTGACGATGCGGCGCCGACTGCCCGATTCACGTGCCGTGGTTGGGACGATGTCGACCCGCAACGCGGCCCATCGCCCCGTGTTCGACTCCCTCGAACGGCGACGCCTGCTGGCCACCTTCATTGTGTTGAACACGAACGACGCCGGCGAGTCTTCGTTACGAGACGCGATGGATCTGGCCAACATGTCGGGCCAGGCCAGCACGATCGAGTTCCGCATCCCCACGCAGTCTCCGGTGATCGAGACACTCGTGGTCAACTCGCCCCTGCCGGTGATGACCGTCCCGATCTCCATCGACGCGACGACCCAGCTCGGCTACAGCCAGATCCTCCGCCCCGTGGTCGAGTTGAGGCCGCAATTTGACCAGGGAAACGCGGCGTTCCGCGGGGCCGGCCTGGTGCTGCGTGGGGGTAATAGCTCGGTCCTGGGCCTGGCCATTGGTGGGTTCGATGGCGAGGGGATTCTGCTTTCGGGCGGTAGCAATCGGATCCTGGGAAGCTACGTCGGCACAGACGCCACGGGGACCGTCGCCGTCCCCAACGCGGGTGATGGCGTGTTGATTCAGGGGGGTACCGGCGACCAGATCGGTGGCCCTGGGTTGTCCGAGCGGAACATCCTCTCCGGCAACGGCGGGTCATACCAGCCGTCGAGGTCCCTCCCGGCCGCAATCGGCTCAGTCGCGGTTGTTGCGTCCGCTTATCAGACGGGAACCGACCGGTCGCTGGGCTCATTCGTCGCCACCTCAGCCATCAGCGGATCGATCACGGTGGACAGATCGATCGACGGCGTGAATTTTCAGCGGATTCAGACGCTCGGCTCGAACTCACCCGACGGGATCGTTTCGGGCGACTTCAATGCGGACGGCTTGAATGATCTGGCCGTCTCATCCAATAATTCGCGGCAGATCCAGGTCTTCCTGTGCCAGGCCGACGGCACGTTCTCGGCCCTGACTCCGATCGACCTCGATGGCTCCCCGAGCCCCTTGGTCGTGGGCAATTTCAATGGCGACAGCCTTCCCGATCTCGCGGTCGCCGTCTCCTCATCGGACAGCGTTCCTCCCGGAATCGCCGTCTTCCTGGGTCTTGGCGATGGACTCTTCTCGCAGGGGGCCACCACGCCGACCGACCGGTTCCTCACCTCGATCACGACGGGACGCCTCTTCGGCTCCAGCGTCGATGACATCGCGGGGGTGAACGAAGAGCCCAGTACTCTCACCGTCTTGAAGAACGACGGCCTAGGCGGATTCTCGGTCGATTCCACGACGAGCCTGACCCATACTCCCTCAAGGATCGTCTCAGGCGAGTTCGTGACGGCCGGGGTTTTCGATCTCGCGGTCTCTGACAAATTCAATTCGACGGTGACGATCCTCAATAACCTGGGGAACGGAAGTTTCTCGGAGTCCAGCCCGATGCCAGCCGGGGCCTTCCCGTCGGCCATGGCCACCGGAGACTTCAACGGGGATGGTCTCACCGATCTGGTTGTCGCGGACTCGGAAATTAATTCGAGTTCATTGCTCCTCTTTCAGCATGGTCCGACCAGTCTCATTCCGACCCTGCGGATTCCCGTGGGACCGGGGCCGCTCGGCGTCTCGATCGCCGACCTTGACGGCGACGGCAGGCCTGACTTTTCGACCGCCCAGTCCGAGGACAGCACGGTTGGCCTGGTCCTGAGTCGCAATTCCGCGCGGGGCTTGCACGTTGTCAATGCCACCGGCACCACGGTCCAGGGAAATCTGATCGGCATCGATGTCACCGCCACAAACGCCCTCTCGAACTATGGCGGCGGCATCGGAGTCGAAGATTCGTCGGGCGTGGTCCTCGGTGGCGAACAGATTGGCCAGGGCAACGTCATCTCGGCCAACGGCGTCGGCGTGATTCCCGGCAGCGGCATCAGCGTGGTCAGGTCGCCTTCGACCTTGATCGCGGGGAACAGGATCGGGGCCGACGTCCGAGGCAACAGCAGCGATGGAATCTCGCTGGTCGATAGCCGGGGAGCGATCATCGGCGGTGCGGGCGGGTTCGGCGGCAATCTGATCTCGGGCAACGGCGGTTCGGGCATCCTGGTCGTCGGCATTGATAGCGCGGGAACGGGAATTTACGGCAATCGAATCGGCACCGACGCGTTGGGCCTGTCCGCACTTTCCAACGCCCAGTCGGGAGTTACGCTGGCAGGTGGGGCGAATCTGGTCGCCATCGGCGGAGATGGAGTTGGCCAGGGCAACCTCATCTCGGGAAACGGCGTGCACGGGGTCGTGCTCACGACGGGATCGAATCGAAACACGTTGGTCGGCAATCGGATCGGCACCGACGCCGCAGGCCAGGCCGCGATCCCCAATGCCCAGGCCGGCGTGGCCCTCTCGGGAGTTGACGTCGTCCAGAACCAGATCGGTAGCAGGACGCCCTTCGGCATGCCCGCCTCGGGCGAGGGCTACGGCTCGGGCAACCTGATCTCGGGAAACGCGGCGCACGGCATCCAGTTGCTCGATGGGACAACCGGCAACGAGATCCTGAGCAATTTCATCGGCTCGAATTTCGACGGCACAAGGCCCATCGGCAATGCCCAGGGCGGCATCGTGCTGATGGGAGCGAATCCCTCGGGAAACATCATCGGAGACCTGTCCGATTTCCGCGGCCCGAATCTGATCTCGGGCAACGGGCTCTTCGGCGTCCTGCTGAGCGGAGTGGGCACGACGCTCCTGCGATCCAACTTGATCGGCACCACCGCCGATGGCCAGAATGCGCTGGGCAACTCGGGTTCGGGCGTCATCGTGCAAGACTCCCAGGTCGTCATCGGCGGTGCGGTCCTCGGTTACGGCAATACAATCTCTTCCAACGAGCTGGCCGGGCTCCTGATCACCGGAGGAGGTTCCTCCGGCTTGCGAGTGGGGAACAACCGCGTCGGGGTCGGTTCGACGAGCCTGGTTGCCCTGGGCAACGGAGCGGCTGGCATCGTCGTGGCCGGCGGTGCGAGCCAGACGCAGATTGGCTATGGAGACGGTGAAGGGGGCTTCTTCCCGAACCTTGTCGCTGCCAACAGCGGACCGGGTGTCCTGATCGCGGGCGCGGGCGTTTGGGGCGCGGCGGCCGGCATCGGCAATTCGGTCCTCGGAAACTCGATCTTCTTCAACGCCGGGCTGGCCATCGACCTCGGGCCGGTGGGGCCGACGCAGAACGTCCCGGGCAACCCCCCGGGCGGACCTAATGACCTTCAGAACCACCCGGTTTTCGACCACGCCACCCTCGACTCGGCCGGCGGACTGGACGTGGGCGGCACCCTTGGGAGTCGCCCGAACAGCACTTACCGGATCCAGTTCTATGTCTCCGCGACATTAACAGCCGGCGATCGCGCCGATGGCAGGACCTTGCTGGCTCAGTCCACGGTCACGACCGACGCCGCGGGAAATGCCCCGATCGCCGCATACTTCCCCGCGGGAACTTCCCCGGGCGTCGCAATCGGCGCGTACTTTGGCGCCACGGCCACCGCCGAGGATGGCAGCACCTCGGAATTCTCGGTCGGGACACTCATCGACGACCTTTCCTTCACCGTCATCAACACCAACGACTCGGGCCGGGGCTCTCTCCGGCAGGCGATTCTCAACTCGAACATCCACCCCGGCCGCGACACGATCGACTTCAAGATCCCGGGCCCGGGGCCGTTCACGATTCCGGTCAAGTCGCCCTTGCCAGCCCTGACTGATCCAGCTGCGCTCGACGCCGCGACGCAACCCGGGTACGTCCGTTCGCCCATCGTCGAAATCACCCCCGCGAGCCCGACCGTTGGCGGTGACGGGCTCGTGCTCGTCGCGGGCAATACTCTGGTCCGGGGGTTGGTGATTAACCGCTTCGCCGGCGCGGGCATCCGGATTGAAGGAGCCGGGCAGGATCAGGTCGAGGGCTGCTACATCGGCCTCGACCTCTCAGGCCAGACGGGCCTGGGCAACAGCGGCGACGGCGTCCTGATCCGCCAGTCCGACGGGAATGTCATCGGCGGCCAGCTCGCGAATTCCAGCAACGTCATCTCGGGCAATAACGGCCGTGGTGTGCGAGTCTTGACAAGCGCCGGGACTCGGATCGAGGCCAACCTTATCGGCACGAACCTCAATGGCAACACCGCGATCGGCAATGCCCTCTCGGGCCTGAGCCTGGAGGATTCCGCATTGGCGCTCGGTGGTCTGGCCTCGGGTGGGGTTGGCAACCTGATTTCAGGGAACGGCGGCGATGGGATCTCGATTTTCGGCGTCGGCTCCTCGGGATCGAGCGTTGCCTCGAGCCAGATTGGCACCGATCGAACGGGTTCGATCGGGCTTGGAAATCTCGGAGCGGGGATCCGCATCGACGGGGCGAGTTCGGTGACGATCGGGAGCGGACCGGCATCGCTGCGGAATCTCATCGCCGCGAATCTCGGGCCCGGAATCCTTGTCGCGGCGACCCGTGGCGCGGTCGCGGGCACCTCGATTGTCGGCAACGACATCGGCTCGACGACCTCGTCCGGCGTCCCGCTGGGAAACTCCGTCGGTATTGTCCTGGCTGGCGTGGCCGGCACGACCATTGGCGGGACGGGGCAGGGCCTGGGCAATCGAGTTACCCAGAATCGGATCGGCGGGATCGAGGCTTTCGGCGGATCGACCTCGACCCTCATCCAGCAGAATCTCATCGGGCAGAACGGCTTCGGCATCGCCCTGCATGGTGCCACCGGCACCCAGATCGGCGGCGATACTCCGAATGCCAGCAACACCCTGACGAGCAACGCCGGCGACGGAATCATTCTGGAAGGGGCCGGCACATCGGCCAACCTGATCTCGGGCAACCACATCGGTGTTGATGCGGTCGGCATCATCGGGCAGGGCAATGCCGTCGCCG
It encodes:
- a CDS encoding TIGR03960 family B12-binding radical SAM protein encodes the protein MLNTALKDYITSRILMDVQMPAQYLGGERNSTRKDHRECVGTLCMAFPDAYTLGMSHHGLQVLYSLMNDAGWACERSFTPMPDFETKLREHGLPLYSLETFTPLSKFDVLGFSLQYEICYTNVLTMLDLGGLPLHAVNRLDEDTLVIAGGPGAQNPELLAPYIDLFVVGDGEPSLPKVCELWLSMKGSGLSREDKLAKIVGQVPWAYAPRFYEPRYSAEGAFEGFDRTRDDVPETIRASVIDDFNASPLPTSPIIPFVETAHDRIAIEIMRGCPWQCRFCQSTVIKRPLRYRTVETILKAAMESYKNTGYDEISLLSLSTSDYPHFEELVTKMSEVFTPLGVKISLPSLRITETLKKIPALLDEGRRGGLTLAPEVARDDMREQIRKPIDNRDLYEGAAEAFKRGWKKVKLYFMCGLPGERQADLDGIIEMAETLSKIGREVTGRNAEVLASISNFIPKPHTPYQWNGMREREYFRWAHKYLRSRVRMKSVTVKCHDIETSMLEGILTRGDRRVSPALEEAWRQGARLDAWTEHFQPKIWWKAFDDLGIDVGFYSQRDRPIEEVLPWDHILVKKGRDYLAKEQNRSVIQLEAMAGAV
- the metH gene encoding methionine synthase; the protein is MISTSAARSVHTSVREQLEEILAERLMILDGAMGTMIQTYNLVEEDFRAEIFKDHPKPLQGCNDLLVMTRPDVIAAIHRAYLDAGADIIETNTFVANRLTMANYGLEDRCVEINRVAAELAKSVTEEVTRLTPDKPRFVAGSIGPTDKSASVAVNVEDPSYRNVTFDELVEAYTEQIHGLVQGGVDILFPETSFDTLNMKACLYAIDKYFVDNNITLPVMISGTIIDKAGRTLSGQTIEAFWHSVSHFDMLSVGINCALGASEMRPNIESLAEVATTFISSHPNAGMPDGFGNFDSTPAEMAKVVSEFARNGWLNIVGGCCGTNPDYIRAITEAVKDIKPRPRLKHKGLSSYSGMEPLTIRPETNFLMIGERTNISGSRKFARLIRDGHFDEALSIARDQVEGGANILDVNMDEGLIDGPKAMTRFLNLVAADPNIARIPIMIDSSNFAVIEAGLKCVQGKAIVNSISLKEGEAKFLEQARTVRRYGAAVVVMAFDEEGQAVEADRKLEICDRAHRLLTEQVGFNSSDIIFDSNILTVGTGMEEHSNYAVEFIEAIGQLKLKFPDAKTSGGVSNVSFAFRGNEVVREAMNAAFLYHAIKAGLDMGIVNAGQLAVYDDIPKDLLECVEDVLLNRRPDATDRLTEFSETVKKKGKKEEVAHLWRDATVQERLKHAIVHGLTDYIDVDTEEARHHYERPLHVIEGPLMDGMSVVGDLFGSGKMFLPQVVKSARVMKKAVAYLMPFMEEEKAKAGGEKLSGRQSRGKVLMATVKGDVHDIGKNIVGVVLGCNDYEIIDLGVMCSCQKILETARAENVDMIGLSGLITPSLDEMSHVAREMQREGFKIPLLIGGATTSAKHTAVKIAPGYDFEVLYVKDASRSVGVVDRLTRPESRQDLAVENRAMQERERESFAKRRQRKLVSYPDAVARRFAIDWSQAQLPKPSFTGARILDQISLAEIVPYIDWSPFFQSWELSGKYPKILDDAVVGAQAKSLYKDARALLDTIIRDGSLTARAIYGFFPANSDDDDLVIYQDESRTAERARFPMLRQQWEREGQTSFRSLADYIAPASSGLHDYLGCFAVSSGFGADELSAHFERDHDDYNSIMTKALADRLAEALAEMLHQRARVEWGFGSNEDLSAEDLIEEKYRGIRPAPGYPACPDHTEKRTLWSLLDVEKATGIVLTEGLSMHPASSVSGFYFGHPEARYFAVDLITREQVDSYAARKHMTRAEAERWLAPNLSYDPS
- a CDS encoding NosD domain-containing protein, which gives rise to MRRRLPDSRAVVGTMSTRNAAHRPVFDSLERRRLLATFIVLNTNDAGESSLRDAMDLANMSGQASTIEFRIPTQSPVIETLVVNSPLPVMTVPISIDATTQLGYSQILRPVVELRPQFDQGNAAFRGAGLVLRGGNSSVLGLAIGGFDGEGILLSGGSNRILGSYVGTDATGTVAVPNAGDGVLIQGGTGDQIGGPGLSERNILSGNGGSYQPSRSLPAAIGSVAVVASAYQTGTDRSLGSFVATSAISGSITVDRSIDGVNFQRIQTLGSNSPDGIVSGDFNADGLNDLAVSSNNSRQIQVFLCQADGTFSALTPIDLDGSPSPLVVGNFNGDSLPDLAVAVSSSDSVPPGIAVFLGLGDGLFSQGATTPTDRFLTSITTGRLFGSSVDDIAGVNEEPSTLTVLKNDGLGGFSVDSTTSLTHTPSRIVSGEFVTAGVFDLAVSDKFNSTVTILNNLGNGSFSESSPMPAGAFPSAMATGDFNGDGLTDLVVADSEINSSSLLLFQHGPTSLIPTLRIPVGPGPLGVSIADLDGDGRPDFSTAQSEDSTVGLVLSRNSARGLHVVNATGTTVQGNLIGIDVTATNALSNYGGGIGVEDSSGVVLGGEQIGQGNVISANGVGVIPGSGISVVRSPSTLIAGNRIGADVRGNSSDGISLVDSRGAIIGGAGGFGGNLISGNGGSGILVVGIDSAGTGIYGNRIGTDALGLSALSNAQSGVTLAGGANLVAIGGDGVGQGNLISGNGVHGVVLTTGSNRNTLVGNRIGTDAAGQAAIPNAQAGVALSGVDVVQNQIGSRTPFGMPASGEGYGSGNLISGNAAHGIQLLDGTTGNEILSNFIGSNFDGTRPIGNAQGGIVLMGANPSGNIIGDLSDFRGPNLISGNGLFGVLLSGVGTTLLRSNLIGTTADGQNALGNSGSGVIVQDSQVVIGGAVLGYGNTISSNELAGLLITGGGSSGLRVGNNRVGVGSTSLVALGNGAAGIVVAGGASQTQIGYGDGEGGFFPNLVAANSGPGVLIAGAGVWGAAAGIGNSVLGNSIFFNAGLAIDLGPVGPTQNVPGNPPGGPNDLQNHPVFDHATLDSAGGLDVGGTLGSRPNSTYRIQFYVSATLTAGDRADGRTLLAQSTVTTDAAGNAPIAAYFPAGTSPGVAIGAYFGATATAEDGSTSEFSVGTLIDDLSFTVINTNDSGRGSLRQAILNSNIHPGRDTIDFKIPGPGPFTIPVKSPLPALTDPAALDAATQPGYVRSPIVEITPASPTVGGDGLVLVAGNTLVRGLVINRFAGAGIRIEGAGQDQVEGCYIGLDLSGQTGLGNSGDGVLIRQSDGNVIGGQLANSSNVISGNNGRGVRVLTSAGTRIEANLIGTNLNGNTAIGNALSGLSLEDSALALGGLASGGVGNLISGNGGDGISIFGVGSSGSSVASSQIGTDRTGSIGLGNLGAGIRIDGASSVTIGSGPASLRNLIAANLGPGILVAATRGAVAGTSIVGNDIGSTTSSGVPLGNSVGIVLAGVAGTTIGGTGQGLGNRVTQNRIGGIEAFGGSTSTLIQQNLIGQNGFGIALHGATGTQIGGDTPNASNTLTSNAGDGIILEGAGTSANLISGNHIGVDAVGIIGQGNAVAGIRLRNAPANTIGGLAPGTGNLISGNTGDGLVLEGQGSNTNLVASNFVGLDINGAGLGNGGDGISLVDAPDNTIGSPTTAPGNVVSGNAGIGIALRGAGSTGNWIIRNHIGTNPAGTIAVANAVGIALSGASRNTIGGPNSTDVNLVSGNRDAGIQILLGSGGNRVLGNTIGLDATGQAILANGTYGIIVSNSGGNVIGGPGFGMRNLISGNESVGLSLVGASSTSNVVSGNLVGTDSTGTLARGNGDIGILADNAPGNTIGGLTSSSGNLISGNGQIGLELAGLGTFGTTIVGNRIGTTFDGSRSLGNGSDGIFLNGSPRNQIGGTAAGSMNLVSGNLSTGIQLFGPGASGNVIEGNWVGLDATGRFALANRFGLFLNNAGGNRLGGRSTGSGNVVSGNAAVGVELAGLGSAGNSIQGNNIGGDVSGTRPIGNDVGLFLAGAGVNTVGGTQPGARNTLLGNRVDLLETPATTTTAKVAVASLRSSRLTLPAHWRRPRS